Within the Amycolatopsis solani genome, the region TTGCGCCTGCATCGAGGCCAACCCGGATCTGGACCTCGGGGTCGCCGACATCGCCCGGGCCGCCGGCAGCGGAGGCGGAACGGTCACCGAGATCGCGATGCACCGGGGCAACGTCGATCTCAGCCGCTTCGCTGCCGACTACCGCGAGTCCTATGGCGAGCTTCCGCACGTCGCGTTGCGACGCCTGGGCCTGGAAGACGCCTGATCCCCCTGCTCGTTCCCGCAGCCGAACGGGACCTGACGGCCCCCTTCAGGCGACGTCGGGATCGCCGGAGTGGTGCTCCAGCCCCACCACGCTCAGGACGTGGTGGGCGACGGTCTCCGGCGGCGCGTACAGCCGCAGCGACGCACGGCGCGCGAGCAGCACGGCGATCGCGGCGCTGGCGAGGTGGGACACGCCGATGAGGTCGACGGTCACCGTGTGGGTGCCGCCGAGGGTGTACCGGTCGAGTTCGGCGGCGAACTTGTCCGCGGTGGTGCCGTCGAGCGGACCGTGGACCGCGACCCGGTTGCTGGGTGCGTGCGGCTGGTCGAGCAGGAGCGTCAGCTCTTCCGGAGCCGTGGCCGGGGTGGTGCCGGTGAGCTGCTCGGCGGTCAGCAGCCGCGACGGCCGGGACAGGCGGTGGTGCACGGTCGCGGTCGTGCCGGCCGGCCCGGGGTCGATGTCCAGCTGGTCGACGAACTGGCGGGTCATCGCCAGGCCGAGGCCGCCGTGCTCGCGGAAGCCTTCGCTGCCGGGGCGCGCTCGTTCGCGCCACTTCCCTTCGTCGGACACTCGCATGCGCACGCGCCCGTCGGTCGTCAGTTCGGCGGTGAGGGTCGCGGTGCCGCCAGGAATGTCGGGGTGGGCGTGGTCGGCGGCGTTGGTGACCAGCTCGACGGCGGCGTGGGTGAGCGTCAGGATGTCCTCCGGTCCGGTCCCCAGCCTGGTCAGCCACACGGTGAGGGCCTTGCGGACAGCGGTGATCGGGTTGTCGCCGTCGGCGAAATCGAGCTTCAGCCGCAGCGGCGCCTGGGCCGCGTGGCACTGGGCGGCGAGGAGGGTGATGTCGTCGGTGTGCCCGGTGTCGCGCACCAGCAGCTCGAGGATGTGCGTGCACGCCCGCTCCGCGGTGAGCTGCTCGCTGTCGCTGAACGTGTGCCCGGCCACGGCGTCGGCGGCCACCTGGGCCAGCTCGACCATCGCGGCGGCCGGTTCCCGGCCGGGGCGCTCGATGATCCCGTCGCTGTAGAGCAGCACCAGATCACCGGGGTCGAGCCGGTCGGTCGAGGTCGCGTAGACCGCGCCGGTGCCCAGCGGGCGAGTCCCGGCCGCGGGCAGGAAGCGGGTCTTCGCCCCGGCGATGATCAGCGGCGGCGGGTGCCCCGCCGAACACCAGGAGAAGGTGCCGTCGGCCGGGTCCAGCACGACGATGCAGACGGTCGCCGCCCGTGCTTCGGGCACGCGGGTGGCCATCCGGTCGACCGCGGCCAGTGCGACCAGCGCGTCCCCGGACTCGTCGAGCCGGTCCTGCAAGACCGCGCGCAGCTGCCCCATCGCCGCCGACGCCGCGACACCGTGCCCGACCACGTCGCCCACGACGAGCGCGACCCGGCCGCCGGACAACGAGATGGCGTCGAACCAGTCACCGCCCGCGGCGTCCGCGGCGTCGGCGAGCAGGTAGCTACCGGCGATGTGAACCGACGGCAGCACCGGCAGTCCCGGGGGCAGCAGCTGTCGCTGCAGCGCGGTGATCGTGTCACGCGCGTTGTCGTAGCGGCGCTCCGCGTCGAGAGTACGTTGCTGTTCGGCCTGCCTGAGCCGGACCTGTTCGGTGACGTCGGTGGCGATGCCGGTGACACCGACGACGGTGCCGCCGGCGTCGCGGTAGGGCTCGGCGATGAAGTCCAGGAAGAACTCCCGGCGCGCTTCGGGCTCGTCGCCGTCGACCTGGAAGCGCCATTCGCGGCCGATCTGCACCTCGCCGGTGGTGAACACCCGGTGCACCAACGGGCTGATCCGCTGAGCGGTCAGCTCCGGGAGCAGTTCGTCGAAGGTCCGGCCGATCACGTCGTCTCGGCCGGCGAAGGCCCGGAACGCCGCGTTCGCCCCCACGGTCCGCAACTCGGGGCCCTGGTAGAAGGCCACGAGCATGCCCATCGCGTCGAACCGCTCCCGCACGACCGCCGCCGGGCCCACCCGCTGGTCCAGCTCGTCCATAGCTTCCTCACCTCTGCGCACCTCGGCGCGGCCGTGCCCGACGCCTGCCGTCCTCCGTCGAGGTACCCGCGACCGGAGCGACAATGCCACCGAATCGAGATCGCCTGGACTTCGGCGATGGAGTGAGCGCAGCTCGGCCCGAGTGCAGGAGACGTTCAAACCAGCCCGGCGCTGCCGGACACCACGAGGGGCGTCTCGCCGGCTTGCACCGGGACCGCGGGCCGCACGAGGGTTCGCCCCGGCGCGGGCGGTGAACAGGCCGAGGGCGATCATGCCGACGCCCAGCCCCAGGTGCAGCCAGTTGTCCGCGGTGTTGACCGGCACGAAGTTGGCGTAGCTGCCGTGGTCGACTGGCAGAACCGCCGTTTGTCCACCACCGCGCCGGGTACGGGGAGGTCATGACCCTCAGCACGGCGTGCACGGTCTGGCAGGTGCGACAGTCGACGACGTGCTGCGCACCGGTCTCGCGCTGCCACCGGAAACCGATCCGGCCACGCTCGCCCGCGCGGATCCGGCGTTCATGCCGGAACTCCGACGCCGGCTCAGCACCATTTCCTCAACCCTCCTCGATGTGAAAGGACCACCAATGTCCGGCGGTGACTCCCTGATGTTCGTCGGGACCGCGACGACGGTGCTCCGCCTGGGCCCGTTCACGTTCCTGACCGACCCCAACTTCCTCCACCGCGGCCAATGGTCCTACTTCGGCCAGGGCCTGTTCTCCCGCCGCCGCACCGAACCCGCACTCCAACCGGCCGAACTGCCACCCCTGACCGCCGTACTGCTCTCCCACCTCCACGGCGACCACTTCGACCGCATCGCCGCCCGCGAACTACCCCGCGACGTCCCCATCCTCACCACGAACCACGCCGCCACCCGGCTGCTCCGCCGCGGCTTCCACGCCCCACTCCCCCTCGCGACCTGGATGAGCGAAACCTTCACCGACGGCGACGCCCACGTCACGATCACCTCCGTACCCGCCCGGCACGCCCCCGGCCTCATGCAGCGCATCCTCCCGCCGGTCATGGGCAGCGTCATCGAATACCACGCCGGCCCGGACACCGACCCGCTGCGCATCTACATCAGCGGCGACACCGTGCTGCACGACGAACTGCGCACCATCCGCCAGCACTTCCCCGACCTCGACCTCGCCGTCGTCCACCTCGGCGGCACCCGAGCGTTCGGCGTCCTGGTCACCCTCGACCACCGCGGCGGCGTCGATCTGCTGAACCTCCTCGAACCCCACCACGCCGTCCCGGTCCACTTCGACGACTACGGCCTCTTCCACTCCCCGATCTCGAACTTCCTCGAAGAGGTCCGGATCCGCAAACCAGCCACCCGAATCCACCTCCTGCAGCGCGGCGAGTCCCTGCCACTCTGAAGGCGGGTTCCCGAAGACAGCGGCCGCATGGCGGTCGAGCCCCCGGCGCACCGAGGCCGGGCAAGAGCACGATCGGGCTACGGCTCCTGCGGCGAGCGCCCGCACCAGCCCATGTCGCAGACGGTGGGCCACCAGCCGCGCCCGTCGATCCGGACGCTGCCGCGGCTCGACGTCACAGAATCGGCTTCCCACCGGTGACCGCGATGCGCGCGCCTGACACGTAGCTACCGTCGTCGGAGGCCAGCAACACGTACACCGGCGCCAGCTCCGCCGGCTGTCCCGCCCGGCCCAACGGCACCTGCTGCCCGAACGATTCGACCTGTTCCGCGGGCATCGTCGACGGGATCAGCGGCGTCCAGATCGGCCCCGGCGCCACACTGTTCACCCGGATCCCCTTCGGGCCGAGCAGCTGCGCCAGCGCGGCGCACATGTTGGCCACACCCGCTTTCGTCACGTCGTAGGGCAGCAACTGCGGAGTCGGGTTGTCGGAGTTCACCGACGAGCTGCCGATGATCGACGCCCCCGGCTTCAGGTGCGGCACGGCGGCCTTCGCGAGGTGGAAGAACGCGCTGAGGTTCGTCGCGAGCGTGTGGTCCCACTCTTCGTCCGGGATTTCTTCCAACGTCTCGTGCGTCATCTGGAAAGCGGCGTTGTTCACCAGGACGTCGAGCCGGCCGAAC harbors:
- a CDS encoding SpoIIE family protein phosphatase, which encodes MDELDQRVGPAAVVRERFDAMGMLVAFYQGPELRTVGANAAFRAFAGRDDVIGRTFDELLPELTAQRISPLVHRVFTTGEVQIGREWRFQVDGDEPEARREFFLDFIAEPYRDAGGTVVGVTGIATDVTEQVRLRQAEQQRTLDAERRYDNARDTITALQRQLLPPGLPVLPSVHIAGSYLLADAADAAGGDWFDAISLSGGRVALVVGDVVGHGVAASAAMGQLRAVLQDRLDESGDALVALAAVDRMATRVPEARAATVCIVVLDPADGTFSWCSAGHPPPLIIAGAKTRFLPAAGTRPLGTGAVYATSTDRLDPGDLVLLYSDGIIERPGREPAAAMVELAQVAADAVAGHTFSDSEQLTAERACTHILELLVRDTGHTDDITLLAAQCHAAQAPLRLKLDFADGDNPITAVRKALTVWLTRLGTGPEDILTLTHAAVELVTNAADHAHPDIPGGTATLTAELTTDGRVRMRVSDEGKWRERARPGSEGFREHGGLGLAMTRQFVDQLDIDPGPAGTTATVHHRLSRPSRLLTAEQLTGTTPATAPEELTLLLDQPHAPSNRVAVHGPLDGTTADKFAAELDRYTLGGTHTVTVDLIGVSHLASAAIAVLLARRASLRLYAPPETVAHHVLSVVGLEHHSGDPDVA
- a CDS encoding MBL fold metallo-hydrolase; this encodes MSGGDSLMFVGTATTVLRLGPFTFLTDPNFLHRGQWSYFGQGLFSRRRTEPALQPAELPPLTAVLLSHLHGDHFDRIAARELPRDVPILTTNHAATRLLRRGFHAPLPLATWMSETFTDGDAHVTITSVPARHAPGLMQRILPPVMGSVIEYHAGPDTDPLRIYISGDTVLHDELRTIRQHFPDLDLAVVHLGGTRAFGVLVTLDHRGGVDLLNLLEPHHAVPVHFDDYGLFHSPISNFLEEVRIRKPATRIHLLQRGESLPL
- a CDS encoding SDR family oxidoreductase, with amino-acid sequence MTPHPDHGERTYRGSGKLTGKAALITGADSGIGRAVAIAYAREGADVLISYLNEHDDAEETRRWVEEAGRKAVVVPGDVADPAHCRALVDRAVEEFGRLDVLVNNAAFQMTHETLEEIPDEEWDHTLATNLSAFFHLAKAAVPHLKPGASIIGSSSVNSDNPTPQLLPYDVTKAGVANMCAALAQLLGPKGIRVNSVAPGPIWTPLIPSTMPAEQVESFGQQVPLGRAGQPAELAPVYVLLASDDGSYVSGARIAVTGGKPIL